A stretch of Miscanthus floridulus cultivar M001 chromosome 13, ASM1932011v1, whole genome shotgun sequence DNA encodes these proteins:
- the LOC136500486 gene encoding large ribosomal subunit protein uL1, with product MSKLQSEVLKDAISQIVGDAKEKNRKFTETVELQIGLKNYDPQKDKRFSGSVKLPHIPRPKMKVCMLGDAQHVEEAEKMGLDYMDVEALKKMNKNKKLVKKLAKKYHAFLASEAIIKQIPRLLGPGLNKAGKFPTLVTHQESLESKVNETKATVKFQLKKVLCMGVAVGNLSMEEKQIQQNIQMSVNFLVSLLKKNWQNVRCLYVKSTMGKPYRVF from the exons ATGAG TAAGTTGCAGTCCGAGGTTCTCAAGGATGCAATCTCCCAGATTGTTGGGGATGCCAAGGAGAAGAATAGGAAGTTCACCGAGACTGTTGAACTTCAGATTGGTCTGAAGAATTATGATCCACAGAAGGACAAGCGTTTCAGTGGCTCTGTTAAGTTGCCCCACATCCCTCGTCCAAAGATGAAGGTGTGCATGCTTGGTGATGCCCAGCACGTTGAGGAG GCTGAGAAGATGGGACTTGACTACATGGATGTTGAGGCCCTCAAGAAaatgaacaagaacaagaagctTGTTAAGAAGCTTGCCAAGAAGTACCATGCTTTCTTGGCATCAGAGGCCATCATCAAGCAGATTCCCCGTCTCCTTGGTCCTGGTCTCAACAAGGCAG GCAAGTTCCCTACGCTGGTTACTCACCAGGAATCCCTCGAATCCAAGGTGAATGAGACGAAGGCTACAGTCAAGTTTCAGCTCAAGAAGGTCCTTTGCATGGGTGTCGCTGTCGGTAACTTGTCGATGGAGGAGAAGCAGATCCAGCAGAACATCCAAATGAGCGTCAACTTCCTTGTGTCCCTCCTGAAGAAGAACTGGCAGAAT GTGAGATGCCTGTACGTCAAGAGCACCATGGGGAAACCATACAGGGTGTTCTAA